The window ATCCTTAACGTTTCTACTAGCTAGCTTTCTCCCATTGCAATAAGTAGCAATATCTGCAAGTGTTTCGGCACATGGAACACTATGCTTCACAGCTGCAGCTGACAGTGCTTCCCTACCTTCCGTGGATTCTGCAGcacttttatcaaaattaatgccTGTGAAACATCTTTTTTGCACTTTTACTTCCTTGGAACCCTGCAAAGCCTTCTGATGCTTCATATACAACTCCTCAGCCTCTATAGTAGCAAGTAGTGTCCGGTGAACAATAATATCTGGATACCGACGCAGAGGTGATGTGAAATGAGTGTAAAATGGGACGGCCAAAGCATAATGACCCCATTCATTTTCACTGTCCTTTAAATCTCCACTACAGAAGTAAGATGCCAACTGCATTGGCCTTGTAGCATAAGAAATAAGTATATTGTAAAGCACAGGATCACCCTTAAGCTTTTCCCTGATCTGCTCTAACGACCAATGTAACTCACCAGATGAAGACGTGTTCAATTCTAAACCATGTTTCTGACAAAATGCCATGAACTCTCTCAGCTTCCGCATATTAGGTTCAGGATGCCTCCTCAACAATGCACCATCAGGATAAGCTCTACATATGACTTCAGCTGCAATTCTATTGGCCAAAAGCATATATTCCTCAACAAGAAAATTTGATTCTTTCCTTTCAGAAAGCCTACTATCGTAAGGAACTCCATTTTCATCAAACAAGATAACAACTTTGGGGTTTTCAAGCCGTAGAGCCCCATCAGTAAACCTCTTCTGTTTCAAGACATTTGAAATTTCATAAAGACTCTCCAAAGACATAATAACATCAGGCCATTCAAAATGGCCATACACTCTAGGATAGCCATCTTCAATGAAATTTGAACCCTCAAAATCAAAAGCCTTGTCAATGATGTCCTGAGCATGTTCATATGAAAGCTTACAACAAGACTGTATGACAGTACGACCAATCCAACGGTCTACAACATCTCCTGCAACATTTATATCCAGGAGCATGGATACTGCAAGCCGATCCACTCCAGGACTAAGTGAACCGATATTCTCTGACAATAATGCAGGCAGCATAGGTAACTTTCTTTGCAACATATAGACACTTGTTGACCTAAACTTAGCCTCATTATCCAAGGCTGTGTCaggtaaaacaaaatatgatacATCAGCAATGTGGACACCTACTCTATAATTTCCATTAGGCAACTTCTCAATTGACAGTGCATCATCCAGATCAGTGGCAGTCGAAGGATCGATAGTAAATATGCACAAATTTCTCAGATCTATTCTACTTTGAATTTCCTTCAGTGGAATCTCCCAAGGAACACATGGCAGACAGGACAGAGCTTCAGGTGAAAATTCAGACAAACAGATAGCATTCTGAAACAAAATTGCATCTAACTGGGTCTGAACTTCACCACCTTGTCCAAAAACACGCAAAATGTGAGCCTCGGGAAAAGGACTTTCTTCAACCCAATCATCAATTTGTACAGCTACCAGATCCATTTGGATTGTCACATCAccacttttcattcttttcttaatGCACTTTGGTAACTTTCTAACAAGAAGCATCATATTTGGAAACTTTGGATCAGTTGGTATCAGTTGGATGTATTCATGCTCAGAAATCaaattcttattcttcttcACATCCTTTTTGCTTGTGTCCCTGAAAGAAACCCACTGCTTCACATTAATGTGACCAACAATACCCTCTCGACGTGGAGATCTCTCAATAATAGCAACCACCCTGCCAGTTGGTCTTTTAGAAGGGAAAGAGTTAACCAACAAACACATCTTTTCCACTGCATTGCTCTGCCCACTACAAGAATTGATCTTTAAGGAATTAGGAGCAGCACAGTGATGACCATTAATGCTGTCATGGTTGGCCATTCCATGTAGATCTAAATGATTAGTAGAACCCCGGGAGGTAATATCATCATAGACCATTGTTGTTTCAGTAAAAGGATAACTTTTATACAAGGAGTTTTGATCAGCATCCTCCTTGTTTTGACCAGGATAGCTTCTGCCATGAGCAGACTCATACTCAGCATCTACTTTAGCTTTCCCTTTACAAATATTACCGCCCACTTCTTTATCTTCTGTAAGGTTGCAACCTTCTGGTGTTGCAGTGTTGTTACAAGACCCGTTTGGTCCTTTCATTTTTGTCCACAATGGCAAGGGATCAAACTTGACTGCAACGACATCACCTTCCACCTACACAGAACAATCACCAGATTTTACATCCATCCAGCTAGAACATGGCACAATGAGGCACATTTCAGTTATGATATCAACTAAAGAAGAAGCAATGCATCTGTCTAAAATCCATGCcaattagaatttagaaacGAAAAGTTTCATTCTATAAAGTAGAGGAGAGTGTTAAGATATGATAGAGACTTAGgagatatgataagatatgaTTCTGTTTAAAATATGGTAGAGATTAAGAGATATGATTGCTTATTTCAAGGAAAGTAGGAaacttttatcttatctagtaGGATTATATCTCTAATATTTAGATTAGATTTTGATTAATCTTTTCCATTTTACTAGCTTATCTTTTTGTATCTATACACACACAGTCTGAGTCAAtgaataaaaagagaaatacaCAGATTTTCAGTTATGTTCTTTAATCTCAACAGCGAGAAAGATAATCAATATCGAAACTGTACCCTGCAAATGagcaaaaattataaatgctaAACGGCTCAGAGAATTACTTCTGATCCCCCACCCACCCACCCCACCACATAAACCAGTCATACACgcacaaacaaacaaataacaaCAAAAGTCTTATTCAATTAGGTGAGGTGGGCTACATGGATCACAGCATTCCAGAGATCGACATAACCAGACACAGGCTAGGTTGATAATTAAATCAATACTTGAATagaataatatatgaaaatcaGAAAATCTAAATGAATGTCCAGGAGACAGATAAGCGAATGACCCTCATAAAAGCAGCATGGTACTTCACAATGATTTGTATATGATCAACAataggaaacaaaaaagaagcagTTTTTCCATTTAAAACTTAAGTggaaatataatgacatccatACTTACAGCTCTATTCTGGGCTGGAATCCCACCAATGAAAACATCAGTTGGCATTCCATCAATTTTGCAGTATGCCTACATGTACatagaaaaatttaattgtcATATCAATACATTATATGTAGCAGGGAACTACAAACTGTATCTTAATTCTTAAGTTCTCTCACATAAAAAAAGAGGGGGGGAAACAGCAACTAAAAAGACTGCAAAATAGTTAGAAAAAAAACCTCGAGTCTATTGTGAGCATTGACATGAAAGAGAGCTTTAAAAACATCACCCTCCTGCAAGCCAAAAGAAATCAACCAAATGTTATTCCATAACAATGGCAGCAACAATATATTGCACACACGTGTGTGTATAAAATACCATATTACTAACCTCTAATTCCTTCTCAACAGCCTCTACAGACCAGTGTggactaaaatatttttcctgGCCACAAAGCCCAATTTGACCACAAGGTACTGAGtccttgtttttattaattccAGATGACCCTCTGCAACCAGTGGGCtcagaaaatgaatttgaatcAATACCTCCACCACACATTGGCAAAATTCGCAAATCACCAGGTTCCACTTGCTCATTGATATGCATGGGAGGTATCGAAATAAAAGCAACATTTGATGCTTTGGATAATCCTTGCTCATTAGAAGAACACACATTGACCTGGTTCAATGAATTGCCCAAGGATGGAGAAGCATGAGTAGGTGTTCCAATTTTCCCTGAATCTGGTGACAACCCCTGGGCCTCATTCACTTCAGATGCTATCATAACAGAGAAAACATCAAGAATCACACAAgagaatccttttttttttttggcatttacCACACAcacgcaaaaaaaaaagggagaattaaacttttaaaccatttcaaatttaccaaaaaaataaaaggagagTTGATCATAGTGGCAGGTAAAACAAACCACCACAACCAACAAAAGCTGGTCCTTTTGGTAAGGATCAGACTAGTCTCCCACAACATCATGAGTTTGAATCCTACTGTTTATAATGTGAAGATCTTGTAAGTGGGTAATATGTAAGTACTGCATGTGCTCGTTAAGCCTAGAGGCCTACCCTGCCCCGGTGAAGACCAAGATCCAACTCACCTAAACTTTTCAACCTCCccccaaaaaaacaaagaaacaaaccacCATGGTACATTTTGCATTGACTGAACTATTCAATACCCATATATAACAAAAGCAAACAGTAACATCAGCAACCACAAGACCCACGACAAAACCTCGGAACCATTGGTAAAGAAACAGTGAGATCTGTGTTCACATCACGAACATTTAAGTTGTTACACCCTTTCTCCTCAACATAACGGAACTCCGCTCTCGATATGACTTTCCATAAATAGGATAAACACACAACATCAACTTCAACTAACACACAAAACCATGTTCTCATAATCCAAGAGACCCCATAACTAACCTAATAAAACAATTGAATTATATCTTCCgagaattaataattaaaaggaaaaaaaggatgaaattaaaatacctgAAGATGAGGGAGGGTTTTGCTTGGATCGTCGATTGGATCggcgcttcttcttcttcttctccttttcgCCGTCGTCAAACCTCTCGGCCATGGATCCTTCAACCGCGGGTCTCATAATTCTCGAAATTAAAAGAGAGATTTTGAAACTAAAAGATTGGAAGTTAAGGGAAAAGAAACGAATGAAGATGGAAGAGAAAAACTACGCTAGAAGAAGAAGGAGGTCTTCCGTATttggggaaaaaaatataaatcggAAGAACCCGAGGAAGAGAAAAGGATGGAGTAAGGGATGGGGTTTTAATAAGAATTTATTCAAGAGGaagaagattttgaattattgtttttgattatttattagaGGGAAGAAGAAGTGTTTTGTAGTTGTAATGAGTAATAAGAAGAGTAAGAGTAGGAGGAGAAGGAGGTGGGTAAGTAAGACTGTAAGAGGGTATGAATATGATGAGGTTGAAAACGACGTTATGATTGGTCGGCGGGGACATGGGGCGCCGActcttcctctcttttcttcctAATTCCTCTCTCTTGCCTTTCCTGCTTCCTACTCCACTTCAATATCacccttcttttttcctttttctttttttcttttttcttcactcAAGAATCATGAGGGTAGGTAATAGAAtgtgatttaattaattcatatgcTATAGTCAGATAAAGATGGAAGTAAAGGTGTTTGCAGTGTTGGATTCGATTAGACTGTTTTAATGAGAAAAGTATTTAAATGTGTACCTCTTTTTTTCTacctattatttaattttctaaattcaTGACATTGATCcctcatttttaattgtaatatttgatgtcataattttataaattagcaattttggttaaataattgttattaaCAGAGtcattaagttaattataaactaaaactaataattactaaataattaataaaagattattaATCTTAATCTTAATAGAAGCATAATGCTTTGAGGACTAGgatgaataatttattattatttttttaataattaatggttttaattattttgaataactctATTAATCATAATGattaatgatttattaataatagactaaaatatcaattaatagaACTACAAAAAGcaaatgttacaattaaaaCTAATGGGacaaaaatcatgaatttagaaaactaagaataaaaaattacaatttaacatttattatttaattggttttttaagatttaaactTGATCTATAATATAAAGTCAttggaattgaattttttattataactttgtttttatttttagaaaaagtattaaataaatataaaataagtaataaatataggtattcaaacataataaatattaaaataatattataactttATCATTATAAGTTATTGCATAGTTAATAATAGCATACCTATTgcctataaaaataataataacataagtattcaaacataaaatattaaaaataaatttacacaacttaataattatatttatatacctTTACTTTAATAgttactgaaaaaaaaattgtctttaactAAATCTATTCTTCATAAGTAAATATATGTTATAtgatagttttataatttttcgaATCAAAGAAAATTACTTCATTCAATGAATATAATTTGGTATGCAATCAACCAAATGGGAGATAGCATAGGATTCGGATGCTCTTGTAGGTGTAAATAACATGATTGGCTTGCCTTCTAATAaaactcaacaaaaaaaaaaagttgaaatatTATTGAGATATGACTTACAACTAAACAAGATATAGTGAAATTCAGAATTAGCAATGTTGCAAATAAATAGGTTGTCAACAACTACTTTACGATCAAGTAATATGAATATTTTGCACTACGTATCGGATAATTTTACacatacaataaataaataaaaatataaatatgaatgacatcataaatttataaataaaaatagagaagaaaaaaaaataattatacaccgatactagaaaataattttatattatcattcaatcacatattatcatgtatgataaattggTTGACTTTaccaataattatcttaaaaattatatagtgtaaaaaaattacattatcaatacatcatcattaaataagttttaaaaatcaaatccaaaattaaattcaatcctatccaattaacattttttatttttattttttgatttttaattttgggtcattttttttattagatttgatCAATTTATGATCACCCCTCAACGAAAGAACATTTTCTCATACGATATGTATTGTATGTGTTGAGTCATAATATGAATTAGGACtctcaataatttaatttagatgtaaataaatacaaaatttaaaagtaatatcGTATATGACAATAAACGAataccatatatatatacacacacgctTGATAGagcaaacaaaaacatataCAGATGTCAAGCCTAGATAAGCATTTAAAACttcattaattaatgttatgtaTATGAAATGTCTATTtgcacaaataatttttttagtctctgaaatattttttcttagaaTAAAACATGGAAATATTATTCCTgggtatttaataaaaatatatttagttgtctataaaattaattataacaattttttatttttatgaaaataattgattaaattattttttcttcacaatatatattacaattatGAAAATATCCTTACTAcattaaagatattatttttttcataaaacaaacaaCTTTATTATAAAACCAATAATGTACTCAAAATACTACACATTCCACATTCTCATCACAAAACCTCtctcactttttctttcttcttgaacTACTTTACGTGCTTATAACACAAATAGttactattttgtaaaataatatgcTAATAATATACTAAAgtaatgtaatatttaattgaacTATACCCCTGACATAGTCTTTTTCGCTAATCATTTGTGACAATAATTTGTCCAATGCTTTGAAATTGAGTAAAAACCCATTTTAGTCCTAAAATTGTCAaataggtttttttaaaaaaaatatatatttacttttatattatttatattgtaatttgttgtaatataatatttttaaattaggatttttttaggAAGAAAGACATGCAttgtttcattaataataatattttcaatacaagttggaatgtaataaaaaatatatggtgACTAACATAAAATCTAAATACTCATGCAAGAGTATGAACAACTTGATTAGCTTATCATCTCATAAAATGAACTAAGACGTTTGACAATTGATTGAGTAAATGTTTGCACCCGAGAATAATGAATACACGTTCATATTAGTTAGGACTACTATTAACCAAGCAATCAACAACATATTTGCAATCTATTTCTATGATAACATGCTGCAAGTGTAAGTCAAAAACCCATGGaatgactttaaaaaaatagttgcaaCTTCAGCCTCAAAAGGTGGAGGATAACCTTGCTTCAAAATGGATTTTGTTGAAACAAAAATCACCATTGCTATTGCGAATGCACAAGCCTACTTCATATAGATTTTGGTCCATGAAAATTGTTGCATCCACATTACACTTTTAAGTAGCCTGAATTTGGTTTTGTTCGCCTTAAAGTTATGTTTGTGGAAGATGCACTTGTTATTTCAACATTATTTGCTTGATCGAGCCATTTGCCAGCTGTGGAATTGTTCACATAAAAAATTGATGGAAAACAATGGAGTCTTTGAAACTCCATCCTAGTATTTTCCGTTATGGCTCTTCCAAAACCACCATAGTCTAGAGGACATTAACAAGCTCAAGTTTGTCATAGGTAGATAACATGTACATCAAGTTGAAAACAACTTCAACACAACCTTCTACATTAATAGTGAAACTTTGAAGAATTGTCTAAATGGTTGAGTGGTCCCAAACCTGTTTTGCAtgagaataagaaaaaatacatgCCAATATGTTTCTAAATTTTCATTACAAAAGGGACAAATGATAGAAACATTTATCTCCTTAATGGCAAAACGTTGGCAAGAGACAATAACACCTCTAGCTATCTTCCAAGGAAGGTTTTTCGTCTTTTGTCAGACTTTAAATTCAATAATATCAATCAATCACATGAACCCTTAAGgattcattattaaaaaatgatttcacGATGAAGTAATATAcgaattttacaaaataacatccatttttattgcAATTCCAAATTAAGATATCCTCGTCATTGTGGAAATATACTTGTATGGATAAAATTGCTTGAACATCACTAGGAATTGAAcaagttatttattaaattgttattcCATTTGCCATTTGTTGAGTCCATCAAATAAAAAACCCATAGATGTTTCATACCTTGAATGTGCTCATTGGATATACAATCATCTCAACCAAGGATTATTCCAAATAGGAACTTCCTTCCATCTCCTAACCGTCATCCTTTTGTTTTTACCACAACTGGTGAAGCATAGATGCTAAACCTTTTAAAGCTCGGGTTTGTTAAGTTTGGTTGCGTCTAAGTCACATTAAATTGTACCAAACAATTAAACCCCTAAGGCtttgatgttaacaaagtataaattttatgtattaacCTTTCATGGCTAAGCTATAGGTTCATATATATCTCTCTGAGCTACAAACAAAAAAGCATGAATTGAAAGGCTCTAGACAATAGGCAAAATATCAATCATTGGACGATACTATTCCAACATCTAGTCCTGAGAAGACAAGTGCTGTAGCACTTGGCTCACAATACAAAAACAATGGAACATTTACTCGATCAACAAGTACTAAAAACAATCACAAGAAAGTAACGTTCATATGCTTAGTAAGAAACTCACGCCATAGCGCACAAAAAAGAAGATTTAAATTGTCTTGTCTTaacattcttaatttcttttgtcttaggttgttaacatttttttcgatttgTACACTGGAAGTTAGCTTTGAGCACTATATGACACTAACAAATTGTACTTCTATGAAGATTTGTTGTAGAAAGTGTTTGTGGGTCCCATTCTATCTCTGCACAGTAGTGGCCTCATGTCAAGCACCAAAGCTATTAGACAACAGTTAGTTGGAATCTCTCAATGGATTGAAGCTTTGAAGTCTATATAAAGCTTAAAGGTGTTCGTGTTACAGACTATGGAATAATTAGAGAATAATTTGAGACAAAATGAACAAGGGTTTTAATGCTATCAATTTTACTGGACAGAGGAAACTTGAACAACTTGAACGAATCTTAGCTTTGCTAAGTTAGTGAGTTTCGTTGTATTTCAGCTTATTgtgtaaacactctttgagtgaTTAAGAAtacattttctatcaaacatatattatttatgaaagCTAGGAGTGACTTAGTGACAAAGAATACTTGGGTCTTAATCTCAGAGGGAGATTAAGAGATTAAGTATAGTGCCAGAAGTAGCCTAGAGAGCACTCATTGTAGCCATAAGTGACATAGAGAATACTTGGATGTAATTAAAGAATTGATTAGTGAAAATCTTTAAGGTTTGAAGGAGAACTAGATGCAAACCAAGAGTTGGGGTGAACTAATATAAaatctttgtgttttcttttatgGTTCTATATAACTAATTCCTTTTTATAAGTTACTCCTATACAACTGTATCCAAGTTTTGTGAACTGATTTTTAAAACACAAAGTGATTTTGAACCCCTTGAATGAAACTCACCGTTAATTGATATCTGGTGGAGAAAAGCCTTTAAAAGTTAACGAAAGACTAAGTTTTTATCCATCACATTATTCAACCTCCCTTATAGTGCGATTCAGGTACTTCAAGGTTATGGCACAAACGAGTTCccaaaaaaatcatcatttggAAAAAATTTGGCTTTGAAAACACAAGAAATTATAGCATTGTGGTTAGTAGtaaacttccaacttttcttcgcTAGCATGACTAGATTGAAACCATAAAGGTGGTAAAAACCTATACCTTCATTCTTCTTACACATTGTTAGGCCATCCCAATTGATCCTATTAGTAAAATTCCTATTCATTGAAGTATTGTTATAATACTCAATTTTTTTGAGCCAAATACATTGTTAGTAAGTTgagattttatagttttttggcTATAATTAGGATATTTGACTCCTTGATGGGACCTTAAGTATCCACACAACCTTCAATTTTTTGGATTGATTGTGAGACAAATTCTTGATTTGGGACTTGGTAAACTTGATTCTCCTTGTCCCTTCCCAAAGATATACTATGAGAATTAAACCTAAGTCCTCCTCCATAGACTCAACATATGTTGTCAATTGAACTCCATCCTTTTGATCAAATTTTgaaacattaataaaataaccgGGCACAAAGAAAATAGTCCATATTTTCTACCTATAGAAGTAGTTCCCATTTGCTTTAATATAAATAGCATTATTGAGCATTTCCATATTTtgacacaagaaaaaaaaattgattcgaTCTAAATCATTCCAatagaaaattcaaaatttgagaagaaaaaaattaaatacttaattCAGCCCTTTAAAGCATATTTTCTATCAATTTccatttttaactaataataataataataataataataataataataataataataataataatagaggaGGTTGTTATTTCAAGAAAATgtagtattatttataatatttttattatttcttactATAATTACGACaatagtatttaatatttaatatataaaaatattataatatatgggtgtttataagaaagaaagaaagaaaaaatatagtgGTATTACTCTAGCGAGAATACGGGCCGGGGAAAGCACTCTCTCGTCCCACAGGCC of the Glycine max cultivar Williams 82 chromosome 13, Glycine_max_v4.0, whole genome shotgun sequence genome contains:
- the LOC100815252 gene encoding DIS3-like exonuclease 2, which codes for MRPAVEGSMAERFDDGEKEKKKKKRRSNRRSKQNPPSSSASEVNEAQGLSPDSGKIGTPTHASPSLGNSLNQVNVCSSNEQGLSKASNVAFISIPPMHINEQVEPGDLRILPMCGGGIDSNSFSEPTGCRGSSGINKNKDSVPCGQIGLCGQEKYFSPHWSVEAVEKELEEGDVFKALFHVNAHNRLEAYCKIDGMPTDVFIGGIPAQNRAVEGDVVAVKFDPLPLWTKMKGPNGSCNNTATPEGCNLTEDKEVGGNICKGKAKVDAEYESAHGRSYPGQNKEDADQNSLYKSYPFTETTMVYDDITSRGSTNHLDLHGMANHDSINGHHCAAPNSLKINSCSGQSNAVEKMCLLVNSFPSKRPTGRVVAIIERSPRREGIVGHINVKQWVSFRDTSKKDVKKNKNLISEHEYIQLIPTDPKFPNMMLLVRKLPKCIKKRMKSGDVTIQMDLVAVQIDDWVEESPFPEAHILRVFGQGGEVQTQLDAILFQNAICLSEFSPEALSCLPCVPWEIPLKEIQSRIDLRNLCIFTIDPSTATDLDDALSIEKLPNGNYRVGVHIADVSYFVLPDTALDNEAKFRSTSVYMLQRKLPMLPALLSENIGSLSPGVDRLAVSMLLDINVAGDVVDRWIGRTVIQSCCKLSYEHAQDIIDKAFDFEGSNFIEDGYPRVYGHFEWPDVIMSLESLYEISNVLKQKRFTDGALRLENPKVVILFDENGVPYDSRLSERKESNFLVEEYMLLANRIAAEVICRAYPDGALLRRHPEPNMRKLREFMAFCQKHGLELNTSSSGELHWSLEQIREKLKGDPVLYNILISYATRPMQLASYFCSGDLKDSENEWGHYALAVPFYTHFTSPLRRYPDIIVHRTLLATIEAEELYMKHQKALQGSKEVKVQKRCFTGINFDKSAAESTEGREALSAAAVKHSVPCAETLADIATYCNGRKLASRNVKDACDKLYIWFLLKKKEVLLSEARILGLGPRFMSIYIQKLAIERRIYYDEVQGLTVEWLETTSTLVLSMSTNKCAYRRGCPNKLRPFEEVALLTCPYNLDFTTDNSNPSEVMKVDDSISAMDREPISRSDALETLIDPAFFPLTVRLLSTIPVALHAVGGDDGPLDIGVRLYMSSYIG